A window from Streptomyces sp. NBC_00271 encodes these proteins:
- a CDS encoding helix-turn-helix domain-containing protein, giving the protein MTRTPETPLPSPKERRRLREAQSLSQADVAAAVGVTRATVRSWENGRTTPRGTTRDAYARLLTGAEEVTPRQETPAPALVGAATGPVQTSPDRAEPTPEPPSETPPAPELAPQPEPALGRDPALGPKPELGPDAELEPLSPSLTPDQAFDALYAFCAPALVRQTYLLTGRRELARESVERAFQLAWHRWPEVAMDRDPAGWVRATAYEFALSPWHRLRPRHRNPEPPPAAPADRALLDVLLQLPPVYRRTLLLYDGVGLNLPETAAETEASTPAAANRLLHAREAVATRLPELAEPKELHRRLAEVASAERLRAAKPTTVRWGGEQRARHWTRAAIAFTVVLIGATTLTLRTAPDHYEPPLAPGATVHGVPPRVAPGPLSAEELALRAKLKGEMVSGPERLVPEAG; this is encoded by the coding sequence ATGACACGCACCCCTGAGACCCCGCTGCCCTCCCCCAAAGAACGCCGCCGCCTGCGCGAGGCCCAGTCGCTGAGCCAGGCCGACGTCGCGGCCGCGGTGGGCGTCACCCGTGCGACGGTGCGCTCGTGGGAGAACGGCCGTACGACGCCACGCGGCACGACACGAGACGCGTACGCACGACTGCTGACGGGCGCCGAGGAGGTGACCCCCCGTCAGGAGACCCCGGCTCCCGCCCTGGTCGGCGCCGCCACCGGCCCCGTACAGACGTCCCCCGACCGCGCCGAACCCACCCCCGAGCCGCCCTCCGAAACCCCACCCGCCCCCGAACTCGCCCCCCAACCCGAGCCCGCACTCGGCCGTGATCCCGCACTCGGCCCCAAACCCGAGCTCGGCCCCGATGCCGAACTCGAACCCCTTTCCCCCTCCCTGACGCCCGATCAGGCCTTCGACGCCCTCTACGCGTTCTGCGCCCCTGCCCTCGTACGGCAGACCTACCTGCTCACCGGTCGGCGCGAACTGGCGCGCGAGTCGGTGGAGCGCGCCTTCCAGCTGGCCTGGCACCGCTGGCCCGAGGTGGCCATGGACCGCGATCCGGCGGGGTGGGTGCGGGCGACGGCGTACGAGTTCGCGCTCTCGCCCTGGCACAGGCTGCGCCCCCGGCACCGCAACCCGGAGCCGCCGCCCGCCGCCCCCGCGGACCGCGCGCTGCTCGACGTACTCCTGCAGCTGCCGCCCGTGTACCGGCGGACCCTGCTGCTCTACGACGGGGTCGGGCTCAATCTGCCGGAGACCGCGGCCGAGACGGAGGCGAGCACGCCCGCGGCGGCCAACCGGCTGCTGCACGCGCGCGAGGCCGTGGCCACACGGCTGCCGGAGCTGGCGGAGCCGAAGGAGTTGCACCGGCGACTCGCCGAGGTCGCCTCCGCCGAGCGGCTGCGCGCTGCGAAGCCCACCACGGTCCGCTGGGGCGGAGAGCAGCGCGCCCGGCACTGGACCCGCGCCGCCATCGCCTTCACGGTCGTCCTCATCGGCGCCACGACACTGACGCTCCGTACGGCCCCGGACCACTACGAGCCGCCGCTGGCGCCCGGCGCCACGGTGCACGGGGTGCCGCCCCGGGTCGCGCCCGGGCCGCTGTCCGCGGAGGAGCTGGCCCTGCGCGCCAAGCTCAAGGGGGAGATGGTCAGCGGGCCGGAGCGGCTGGTTCCGGAGGCAGGCTGA
- the purN gene encoding phosphoribosylglycinamide formyltransferase — translation MAKTKRLVVLVSGSGTNLQALLDGIAAAGPEAYGAEIVAVGADRDGIEGLARAERAGIPTFVRRVKDYDTRDEWDGALAEAVSDHEPDLVVSAGFMKIVGKEFLARFGGRFVNTHPALLPSFPGAHGVRDALAYGARVTGCTVHFVDDGVDTGPIIAQGVVEVRDEDDESALHERIKEVERRLLVDVVGRLARNGYRIEGRKVVIQ, via the coding sequence GTGGCCAAGACCAAGCGCCTTGTCGTGCTGGTCTCCGGATCAGGCACGAATCTGCAGGCACTGCTCGACGGCATCGCCGCGGCCGGGCCGGAGGCCTACGGGGCCGAGATCGTGGCCGTGGGCGCCGACCGGGACGGCATCGAAGGGCTCGCCCGGGCCGAGCGGGCCGGGATCCCGACCTTCGTCCGCCGCGTCAAGGACTACGACACCCGGGACGAGTGGGACGGCGCGCTCGCCGAGGCCGTCTCCGACCACGAGCCCGACCTGGTGGTCTCCGCGGGGTTCATGAAGATCGTGGGGAAGGAATTCCTCGCCCGGTTCGGTGGGCGGTTCGTCAACACGCATCCCGCCCTGCTGCCGAGTTTCCCGGGGGCCCACGGCGTACGCGACGCGCTCGCGTACGGCGCGAGGGTCACCGGCTGCACCGTCCACTTCGTCGACGACGGCGTCGACACCGGACCGATCATCGCTCAGGGCGTGGTGGAGGTCCGGGACGAGGACGACGAGAGCGCGCTGCACGAGCGCATCAAGGAAGTCGAGCGAAGACTGCTCGTCGATGTCGTGGGGCGGCTCGCCCGCAACGGCTATCGCATTGAGGGACGAAAGGTAGTTATCCAGTGA
- a CDS encoding cell division protein PerM: MAGVTQMTDRRLSLSPLLTRMRHRSPGLGASLLGGALAAGLGLGSFAVLVMMLWISSPYPDSGPSGSLHVAAALWLLAHGVELIRTETLSGLPMPVGVTPLLLVVLPVWLLYRAVRGVADAEAEAEPGTVWTGVVGGYLTVGLAAALYCSGGELRPSWVWTAGCLPLLAGSAAGVGVWAAYGRAGFPVPARVRRLLAVLPAGVRRCAPQFFGASARAAGAGAAVLVGGGSLLVAVSLVWHGDTVRDSFAQLTEVWSGRFAVLLLCLALVPNAAVWGAAYGLGPGVVLGAGHVVGPLSAAGPGPLLPAFPLLAAVPVPVPEAVPGAVWSEVGMGVPVVAGMTVAWFLVTAGAPREGREAWSCGRVVVGGGVAAVLCGLVMAVLAGVAGGPLGVAALAHFGPVWWQVGGAVVVWTVGVGVPVGVGLWGWGLWRRREFSWSAWLTRPSWPSWGAWRSWFRVRRSRGEGGQVEPVAKGEPTPAVGVTSTVGAGPGSGSARDPSLEPYDLLPSDDMG, translated from the coding sequence ATGGCGGGCGTGACCCAAATGACCGACCGCAGACTGTCGTTGTCGCCCCTGCTCACCCGGATGCGCCACCGTTCACCCGGACTGGGCGCCAGCCTCCTGGGTGGCGCCCTCGCGGCGGGGCTCGGACTCGGCTCGTTCGCCGTCCTCGTCATGATGCTGTGGATCAGCTCGCCCTATCCGGACAGCGGACCGAGTGGATCGCTGCACGTGGCCGCCGCGTTGTGGCTGCTCGCGCACGGCGTGGAGCTGATCCGCACCGAGACCCTGTCGGGCCTGCCCATGCCGGTGGGTGTGACACCGCTGCTGCTGGTCGTCCTGCCCGTGTGGCTGCTGTACCGGGCGGTGCGCGGCGTGGCGGACGCCGAGGCCGAGGCGGAGCCGGGCACGGTGTGGACGGGGGTCGTCGGGGGCTATCTGACGGTCGGACTGGCGGCCGCGCTGTACTGCTCGGGCGGGGAGTTGCGGCCTTCGTGGGTGTGGACCGCCGGATGTCTGCCGTTGCTCGCCGGGAGTGCGGCGGGGGTGGGGGTGTGGGCGGCGTACGGACGCGCCGGCTTCCCTGTGCCCGCGCGGGTCCGGCGGTTGCTCGCCGTGTTGCCCGCCGGCGTACGCCGTTGCGCGCCCCAATTCTTCGGGGCCTCGGCGCGGGCGGCCGGGGCCGGGGCGGCGGTGCTCGTCGGGGGTGGCTCGCTGTTGGTGGCGGTGTCGCTGGTGTGGCACGGCGATACCGTCCGGGACTCGTTCGCGCAGCTCACCGAGGTGTGGTCGGGACGGTTCGCGGTACTGCTGCTCTGTCTGGCGCTCGTGCCGAACGCGGCGGTGTGGGGGGCCGCGTACGGGCTCGGGCCCGGGGTCGTGCTGGGGGCCGGGCATGTCGTGGGGCCGTTGTCCGCGGCGGGGCCGGGGCCGTTGCTGCCGGCGTTTCCGTTGCTGGCGGCGGTGCCGGTGCCGGTGCCCGAGGCGGTGCCCGGGGCGGTGTGGAGTGAGGTGGGGATGGGGGTGCCGGTGGTGGCGGGGATGACGGTGGCGTGGTTCCTGGTGACCGCGGGGGCGCCGAGGGAGGGGCGTGAGGCCTGGTCGTGCGGGCGGGTCGTGGTGGGGGGGGGGGTCGCGGCCGTGTTGTGCGGGCTGGTGATGGCGGTGCTGGCCGGGGTGGCGGGTGGGCCGTTGGGGGTGGCGGCGTTGGCTCACTTCGGGCCGGTGTGGTGGCAGGTGGGGGGAGCGGTGGTGGTTTGGACGGTGGGGGTGGGGGTTCCTGTGGGGGTGGGGTTGTGGGGGTGGGGGCTTTGGCGGCGACGAGAGTTTTCTTGGTCTGCGTGGCTCACTCGGCCCTCGTGGCCCTCGTGGGGGGCGTGGCGGTCGTGGTTCCGGGTGCGGCGGTCGCGTGGTGAGGGGGGTCAGGTGGAGCCGGTTGCGAAGGGGGAGCCGACTCCTGCGGTGGGGGTGACTTCGACGGTGGGGGCGGGTCCGGGTTCGGGTTCGGCTCGGGATCCGAGCCTGGAGCCGTATGACCTCTTGCCCTCTGATGACATGGGGTGA